The following are from one region of the Cervus canadensis isolate Bull #8, Minnesota chromosome 21, ASM1932006v1, whole genome shotgun sequence genome:
- the LOC122423423 gene encoding phosphorylated adapter RNA export protein encodes MAQEAGDMEDGQLSDSDSDMTVAPSDRPLPVPKALGGDCAVRPFQSTATVCAPESHYRTVKSVDSSEESFSDSDDDSSLWKRKRQKCFNTPPKPEPFQFDQSSQKPPIAGRKKVNNIWGAVLQEQNQDAVATELGILGMEGTIDRSRQSETYNYLLAKKLKRESQEHTKELDKELEEYMHGGKKMGPKEEENGQGHLKRKRPVKDRVGDRLEMNYKGRYEITEDDSQEKVADEISFRLQEPKKDLIARVVRIIGNKKAIELLMETAEVEQNGGLFIMNGSRRRTPGGVFLNLLKNTPSISEEQIKDIFYFENQKEYENKKAARKRRMQVMGKKMKQAIKNLNFQEDDDTSRETFASDTNEALASLDESQEGHGETKLDAEEAIEVDHSNDLDMF; translated from the coding sequence ATGGCGCAGGAGGCCGGCGACATGGAAGATGGGCAGCTTTCCGACTCGGATTCCGACATGACGGTGGCACCCAGCGACAGGCCGCTGCCGGTGCCGAAAGCTCTAGGTGGGGACTGTGCAGTGCGGCCCTTCCAGAGTACTGCAACAGTGTGTGCCCCGGAATCACATTATCGGACTGTGAAAAGTGTGGATTCAAGTGAAGAGAGTTTTTCAGATTCAGATGACGATAGCTCTCTCTGGAAACGCAAGCGACAGAAATGTTTTAACACCCCTCCCAAACCAGAGCCTTTTCAGTTTGACCAGAGCAGCCAGAAACCACCGATAGCTGGAAGGAAGAAGGTTAACAACATCTGGGGTGCTGTGCTGCAAGAACAGAACCAAGATGCAGTGGCCACTGAACTTGGTATCTTGGGAATGGAGGGCACCATTGATAGAAGCCGACAATCTGAGACCTACAATTATTTACTTGCTAAGAAACTTAAAAGAGAATCTCAAGAACATACAAAAGAATTAGACAAAGAGCTAGAAGAATATATGCATGGTGGCAAAAAAATGGGACcaaaggaggaggaaaatgggCAAGGCCATCTCAAAAGGAAACGACCTGTCAAAGACAGAGTGGGAGACAGACTAGAAATGAACTATAAAGGCCGATACGAGATCACAGAGGACGATTCTCAAGAGAAGGTGGCTGATGAAATTTCTTTCAGGTTGCAGGAACCAAAGAAAGATTTGATAGCCCGAGTAGTGAGAATAATTGGGAACAAAAAGGCAATTGAACTTCTGATGGAAACTGCTGAAGTTGAACAAAACGGTGGTCTTTTTATAATGAATGGCAGTAGAAGAAGAACCCCAGGTGGAGTTTTCCTGAATCTCCTGAAAAACACTCCTAGTATCAGTGAGGAGCAAATTAAGGACATTTTCTACTTTGAAAATcaaaaggaatatgaaaataaaaaagctgcTAGAAAGAGAAGAATGCAAGTGATGGGGAAAAAGATGAAACAAGCCATTAAAAACCTAAATTTTCAAGAAGATGATGATACATCACGAGAGACTTTTGCAAGTGACACTAATGAGGCCCTGGCCTCTCTTGATGAATCACAGGAAGGACATGGAGAAACAAAGTTGGATGCAGAGGAAGCCATTGAGGTTGATCATTCTAACGATTTGGACATGTTTTAG